A window of the Amblyraja radiata isolate CabotCenter1 chromosome 5, sAmbRad1.1.pri, whole genome shotgun sequence genome harbors these coding sequences:
- the LOC116973102 gene encoding uncharacterized protein LOC116973102: MPQLTAAAALQIGLLISALPAQYILTRWFGSDSTQRIQASRRLINNWNQFRKSYLTLQAWKDWLKEWSLKGRSVQNEDPLGESPAVEVLLLKEKDGYFAGSLEPRSPRSPPVKYRVGQVFRHKHEGYLGVIIGWDEYANAPDEWLHERYHGDLQNLRYTPHYKVLVHTNDGTSSTSAYIPEEDIAILTSIQVYHPMLNSFFSSFDGDRYMMMPWLKQVYPHD, from the exons ATGCCTCAGTTAACTGCAGCTGCTGCTTTGCAGATTGGTTTATTAATATCTGCACTTCCTGCTCAGTATATTTTAACCCGCTGGTTTGGCAGTGACTCTACACAGCGCATCCAGGCATCAAGAAG GTTAATCAATAATTGGAATCAATTCAGAAAATCTTACTTAACTTTGCAAGCTTGGAAGGACTGGTTAAAAGAATGGAGTTTGAAGGGGAG ATCTGTTCAAAACGAAGACCCTCTTGGCGAGTCCCCAGCTGTTGAAGTCTTGTTATTAAAAGAAAAGGATGGATACTTTGCAG GCTCATTGGAGCCTCGGTCTCCAAGGTCGCCCCCCGTCAAATACAGAGTGGGGCAGGTCTTCAGACACAAGCATGAAGGATACCTCGGTGTGATAATCGGATGGGATGAATACGCCAATGCCCCAGATGAGTGGCTTCATGAAAGATATCATGGTGACCTCCAG AATTTGAGATACACTCCTCATTATAAGGTTCTTGTTCACACAAATGATGGAACAAGCTCAACATCAGCCTATATTCCAGAAGAGGATATTGCCATATTGACAAGTATACAG GTGTACCATCCCATGTTGAATTCTTTCTTCAGCTCATTCGATGGAGACCGATACATGATGATGCCATGGCTGAAGCAAGTCTACCCACACGACTGA